A genomic stretch from Arachis stenosperma cultivar V10309 chromosome 3, arast.V10309.gnm1.PFL2, whole genome shotgun sequence includes:
- the LOC130970361 gene encoding cinnamoyl-CoA reductase CAD2-like, translated as MSSSVGKVVCVTGASGYIASWIVKFLLNRGYTVRATVRDTNDPRKVEHLTKLEGATERLQLFKANLLEEGSFDSAVQGCDGVFHTASPFYHDVNDPQAEFLDPAVNGTLNVLQACVKSQSVKRVVLTSSMAAVTFNGRPLTPEVVVDETWFSDPELCKESKSWYWYVLSKTLAEDAAWKFAKENNIHLVTINPAMVIGPLLQPVLNTSAAGVLNVVNGAQTFPNATFGWVSVKDVANAHIQAYEIPSASGRYCMVERVEHFSGIVKLLRDLYPTLSLPEEPADDKPYVPTYQVSKEKAKSLGLQFIPLEVSLKETVESLKEKKFTNF; from the exons ATGAGCAGCAGTGTCGGCAAGGTGGTGTGTGTCACCGGAGCTTCAGGTTACATTGCTTCATGGATCGTCAAGTTTCTTCTTAATCGCGGTTACACTGTCAGGGCCACCGTTCGTGACACAA ATGATCCGAGAAAGGTAGAGCACTTAACTAAGCTTGAGGGCGCCACAGAGAGACTACAGCTGTTCAAGGCGAATCTTCTAGAAGAAGGTTCGTTCGATTCTGCAGTTCAAGGTTGTGATGGTGTCTTTCATACTGCATCCCCCTTTTATCATGATGTCAATGATCCACAG GCTGAGTTTTTGGATCCAGCAGTTAACGGAACCCTCAATGTTCTTCAAGCATGTGTGAAATCGCAGTCGGTGAAGCGCGTCGTTTTGACCTCTTCAATGGCTGCAGTTACATTTAATGGAAGGCCTCTAACTCCTGAGGTAGTAGTTGATGAGACTTGGTTTTCCGATCCAGAACTCTGTAAGGAGTCGAAG TCATGGTACTGGTATGTGCTTTCAAAGACATTGGCTGAAGATGCTGCCTGGAAATTTGCAAAAGAAAACAACATCCACTTGGTTACTATTAACCCAGCAATGGTGATTGGACCTCTTTTGCAACCAGTTCTTAACACAAGTGCTGCTGGAGTTTTGAATGTGGTTAAtg GTGCACAGACATTTCCAAATGCTACTTTTGGATGGGTCAGTGTGAAAGATGTTGCAAATGCTCATATCCAGGCTTATGAAATTCCTTCAGCTAGTGGGAGATATTGCATGGTAGAGAGAGTAGAACATTTCTCAGGGATTGTGAAACTTTTACGTGATTTATACCCAACACTATCCCTTCCAGAGGa GCCCGCTGATGATAAGCCGTATGTGCCAACATATCAAGTTTCGAAAGAAAAGGCAAAAAGCTTGGGACTTCAATTTATTCCTTTGGAAGTGAGCCTCAAGGAGACTGTGGAAAGtttgaaagaaaagaaattcaCCAACTTTTAA